A portion of the Leifsonia sp. EB41 genome contains these proteins:
- a CDS encoding phytoene desaturase family protein gives MTDPAASPAAASHDVVIVGGGHNGLTAAAYLAKAGRSVILLERLDDVGGAAVSAQAFPGVEARLSRYSYLVSLLPQRIIEDLGLDIRLARRRYSSYTPVPGDPDGAGLLIDNTDAEATAASFARIGAADDAEAFDRFYESTGAVARALWPTVTEPLLTRSEAKALVGDDELWDALIERPIGGFIESRLRNDLVRGVAATDALIGTFASVDSPDLSQNRCFLYHVIGQGTGEWDVPVGGMGSVTGELARVAREAGARIVTGAEVTSISPDGTVSYTRNGHERRVDGGTVLVNVAPDVLDRLLGETADPPRPRAEGAQVKVNLLLERLPRLRDESVDPAAAFGGTFHINETLTQLESAHDGMLRGVMPELLPCEIYCHTLADPSILDPELAESGAHTITVFGLHTPDRWLTDDNNDATRQRLQDAVLASLNSVLAEPVESLLLTDGDGNPCIETKTTRDLEHALNMPGGNIFHGPLSWPFAEDGDDLRTPAERWGVATRHPRILLCGSGARRGGAVSGLGGHNAAMAVLEG, from the coding sequence ATGACCGACCCCGCAGCCTCTCCCGCAGCCGCGAGCCACGATGTCGTGATCGTCGGCGGCGGGCACAACGGCCTCACTGCCGCCGCCTACCTCGCCAAAGCAGGACGCAGCGTCATCCTGCTCGAGCGACTGGACGACGTCGGCGGCGCGGCCGTGAGCGCCCAGGCGTTCCCCGGCGTGGAGGCCCGGCTGTCGCGCTACTCCTATCTGGTCAGCCTGCTGCCGCAGCGGATCATCGAAGACCTCGGCCTCGACATCCGGCTGGCCCGGCGGCGCTACTCCTCCTATACGCCGGTGCCCGGCGACCCCGATGGCGCGGGCCTCCTCATCGACAACACCGATGCGGAGGCCACCGCTGCGTCCTTCGCCCGGATCGGCGCCGCCGACGACGCCGAGGCGTTCGACCGCTTCTACGAGTCCACGGGCGCCGTGGCCCGCGCGCTCTGGCCCACGGTCACCGAGCCTCTGCTCACCCGCAGCGAGGCGAAGGCCCTCGTCGGTGACGACGAGCTCTGGGACGCGCTCATCGAGCGCCCGATCGGCGGCTTCATCGAGTCCCGCCTCCGCAACGACCTCGTGCGCGGCGTCGCGGCGACGGACGCGCTGATCGGCACGTTCGCCAGCGTCGACAGCCCCGACCTGTCCCAGAACCGCTGCTTCCTCTACCACGTGATCGGTCAGGGCACCGGCGAGTGGGACGTCCCGGTCGGCGGCATGGGCTCGGTGACCGGCGAGCTGGCCCGCGTCGCCCGCGAGGCAGGCGCGCGCATCGTCACGGGCGCGGAGGTCACCTCCATCAGCCCGGACGGCACCGTCTCCTACACGCGCAACGGCCACGAGCGCCGGGTGGACGGCGGCACCGTGCTCGTCAACGTCGCTCCGGATGTGCTCGACCGCCTCCTGGGCGAGACCGCCGACCCGCCCCGTCCGCGCGCGGAGGGCGCCCAGGTCAAGGTCAACCTCCTCCTGGAGCGGCTGCCGCGGCTGCGCGACGAGTCGGTGGACCCGGCCGCGGCGTTCGGCGGCACGTTCCACATCAACGAGACGCTCACGCAGCTCGAGTCCGCCCACGACGGGATGCTGCGCGGCGTGATGCCGGAGCTCCTGCCCTGCGAGATCTACTGCCACACGCTCGCGGACCCGAGCATCCTGGACCCCGAGCTCGCGGAGAGCGGCGCGCACACCATCACGGTGTTCGGCCTGCACACCCCCGACCGCTGGCTGACCGACGACAACAACGACGCCACCCGCCAGCGGCTCCAGGACGCCGTGCTCGCCTCCCTGAACTCGGTGCTGGCCGAGCCGGTCGAGAGCCTCCTGCTCACCGACGGCGACGGCAACCCGTGCATCGAGACGAAGACCACCCGCGACCTCGAGCACGCGCTCAACATGCCGGGCGGCAACATCTTCCACGGACCGCTGTCCTGGCCGTTCGCGGAGGACGGCGACGACCTGCGCACCCCGGCCGAGCGCTGGGGCGTCGCGACACGGCACCCGCGCATCCTGCTCTGCGGCTCGGGAGCGCGCCGCGGCGGCGCGGTGAGCGGGCTCGGCGGCCACAACGCGGCGATGGCGGTCCTGGAGGGCTGA
- a CDS encoding DNA-3-methyladenine glycosylase produces the protein MTAVLPADAPSGRAVETVYRPDGPLDLSGTLGQLGRGAYDPTTTWDLGGMWRTWRTPEGPATLRVLRPAADGSVAAAAWGPGAHWVISAVPGLLGRGDDWSALDVGSHPLLRQSLHRNPGLRLTRTGLVLEALLPAIIEQRVTSLEAYRSWARLLRWYGEPAPGPAPEGMRVVPTLQQWRGIPSWDWHRAGVDPRRARAVQAVLVLAPSLERAIGAAASLDAAETALRTISGVGQWTAAETLQRSHAHPDLVSVGDYHLAHQVGEALTGSRVDDDGMLELLEPWLGQRQRVVRLILASGFRFQRRGPRITLQDHRWH, from the coding sequence ATGACCGCCGTGCTCCCCGCCGACGCCCCCTCCGGGCGCGCCGTGGAGACCGTGTACCGCCCGGACGGTCCACTGGACCTCTCCGGCACGCTGGGCCAGCTCGGCCGCGGGGCGTACGACCCGACGACCACCTGGGACCTCGGCGGGATGTGGCGCACCTGGCGCACACCGGAGGGGCCTGCGACGCTCCGCGTCCTCCGGCCCGCGGCCGACGGCAGTGTCGCGGCGGCGGCGTGGGGTCCCGGCGCGCACTGGGTGATCTCCGCAGTGCCCGGGCTGCTCGGCCGCGGCGACGACTGGTCGGCGCTCGACGTCGGGTCGCATCCGCTGCTGAGGCAGAGCCTGCATCGCAACCCCGGGCTCCGTCTGACGCGCACGGGGCTCGTGCTGGAGGCGCTCCTCCCGGCGATCATCGAGCAACGGGTCACCAGCCTGGAGGCCTACCGCTCCTGGGCGCGGCTGCTGCGCTGGTACGGCGAGCCGGCGCCGGGGCCCGCGCCGGAGGGGATGCGGGTGGTGCCCACGCTCCAGCAGTGGCGCGGCATCCCGTCGTGGGACTGGCATCGCGCCGGGGTGGATCCGCGGCGCGCCCGTGCCGTCCAGGCGGTGCTCGTGCTGGCTCCGTCGCTGGAGCGCGCGATCGGCGCCGCCGCCTCCCTCGACGCCGCGGAGACCGCCCTCCGCACCATCTCCGGCGTCGGGCAGTGGACCGCGGCCGAGACCCTGCAGCGCTCGCACGCGCATCCCGACCTGGTCAGCGTCGGCGACTACCACCTGGCGCATCAGGTCGGCGAGGCGCTCACCGGCTCGCGCGTGGACGACGACGGCATGCTCGAACTGCTGGAGCCGTGGCTCGGCCAGCGTCAGCGCGTCGTGCGGCTGATCCTGGCCAGCGGGTTCCGGTTCCAGCGCCGGGGGCCGCGCATCACGCTGCAGGACCACCGCTGGCACTGA
- a CDS encoding LysM domain-containing protein — protein MLNRIFRGLTASKAARARARRTAAVAVTAVAVVSVLAGCALFAGGGRPAAAPTHSRTPKPTTTPMADERSYGTATATPTPTPTPVPPPTLTPVPAGTVVAEASVASPKGSIHFHYRVVSNGDNTYSAQYSNFTSTVPVPVSVTFIDIAPRVGDGLTYHGVGDHQLGGPTSAPAAASTALLAGAGQPSYLGTLVTYSSAASFDGVPQELGPDKVLAVDTVRWSVPVRPSNVHPVDSGARPNAAGAVTAKTASGAPRRYEVAQGDTTTAVADRFGIPVEWLLWLNPDLPGDGGNQYLLASTALNLDPDSL, from the coding sequence GTGCTGAATCGAATATTCCGGGGTCTCACTGCGTCGAAAGCCGCTCGCGCACGCGCTCGACGGACGGCGGCCGTCGCGGTCACCGCTGTCGCCGTCGTCTCGGTGCTGGCGGGCTGCGCGCTGTTCGCGGGCGGAGGCCGACCGGCCGCCGCGCCGACGCACTCGCGGACGCCGAAACCCACCACGACGCCGATGGCGGACGAGCGCAGCTACGGCACGGCGACGGCGACTCCCACACCCACGCCGACGCCGGTTCCGCCGCCGACGCTGACGCCGGTCCCGGCCGGCACCGTGGTCGCGGAGGCGAGCGTCGCGTCGCCCAAGGGCAGCATCCACTTCCACTACCGGGTGGTCTCGAACGGGGACAACACCTACTCGGCGCAGTATTCGAACTTCACCTCGACGGTCCCGGTCCCGGTGTCGGTCACCTTCATCGACATCGCGCCGCGCGTCGGCGACGGCCTGACCTATCACGGCGTCGGGGACCACCAGCTCGGCGGCCCGACCTCCGCCCCTGCCGCGGCGTCCACGGCGCTGCTGGCCGGCGCCGGCCAGCCGTCCTATCTCGGCACGCTCGTGACCTACTCCTCAGCGGCATCGTTCGACGGAGTGCCGCAGGAGCTCGGCCCGGACAAGGTGCTCGCAGTGGACACGGTCCGCTGGTCGGTGCCTGTCCGTCCGTCGAATGTGCACCCCGTCGACTCGGGAGCCCGGCCCAACGCGGCCGGCGCGGTGACGGCGAAGACCGCGAGCGGCGCCCCGCGACGCTACGAGGTCGCGCAGGGCGACACGACGACGGCCGTCGCGGATCGTTTCGGCATCCCGGTGGAGTGGCTCCTCTGGCTCAACCCGGACCTGCCCGGCGACGGCGGCAACCAGTACCTGCTCGCCTCGACGGCGCTCAACCTGGACCCGGACAGCCTGTAG
- a CDS encoding SRPBCC domain-containing protein encodes MMPQPTGRLVRKDDGVYVVLDRIFKAPIEEVWTYFSRSPRLAEWIGEYTGTGSTGAVKFRMNAEGDGAEWQNVAVMLCDAPHRLHVDVGQAPDSLVMFVHLTEASGHTTVTFGQRLRAVGTSADYCIGWDYYLDRLVAAHNGKPLPSWDDYYPAMREHYETLCRELDHDIRVEHQTAQRNGTTG; translated from the coding sequence ATGATGCCGCAGCCGACAGGACGACTCGTACGCAAGGACGACGGAGTGTACGTGGTGCTCGACCGCATCTTCAAAGCTCCGATCGAGGAGGTGTGGACCTACTTCAGCAGGTCTCCCCGGCTTGCCGAGTGGATCGGGGAGTACACCGGCACGGGCTCGACCGGCGCGGTCAAGTTCCGGATGAACGCCGAGGGCGACGGCGCGGAGTGGCAGAACGTCGCCGTCATGCTCTGCGACGCCCCGCACCGCCTCCACGTCGACGTCGGCCAAGCGCCGGACTCGCTCGTGATGTTCGTCCACCTGACCGAGGCGAGCGGTCACACGACCGTCACTTTCGGCCAGCGCCTGCGCGCGGTCGGCACCTCGGCGGACTACTGCATCGGCTGGGACTACTACCTCGACCGCCTCGTGGCGGCGCACAACGGCAAGCCGCTGCCGAGCTGGGACGACTACTACCCGGCGATGCGCGAGCACTACGAGACGCTGTGCCGCGAGCTGGACCACGACATCCGCGTCGAGCACCAGACCGCGCAGCGGAACGGCACCACCGGCTGA
- the menD gene encoding 2-succinyl-5-enolpyruvyl-6-hydroxy-3-cyclohexene-1-carboxylic-acid synthase, whose protein sequence is MGDPRVSEEPAAVEQTGNPATDYALALLAGFVEAGVSDIVVSPGSRSQALALAAAELERAGAARLHVRIDERVGGFLALGLTRETGAPTVIVTTSGTATANLHPAVLEAHEAGIPMIVVTADRPSELRGIRSNQTTRQDGLYGTVVRASHDVTAPVGAEGEQEEARTLARSAVEEAVGASTADPGPVHLNVGFREPLSVAVPPVRGVAPGDLPATAGPAALGREVVELPDGPLTVVVAGADAGVAAAEHARAGGYPLLAEVSSGARFGPELVVAYRELLRDESFGARVQRAVVFGHPTLSREVPALLLRDDVEVLVVAPTGREAYNPGRRARVVGGVSAPAGVDLRSPEVRSWVGSWVFASRRLTEEAERAADPAASAPDVEKARSYEPADALAFARAELAAVRAPITRPLLAEALWRYTWPHDRLVLGASRLIRDADRLVAGKKIVVHSNRGLAGIDGTIATATGIALAAEARAMEAGAAAGVTRVLLGDLALLHDVGALLGGAGEARPHLQVVVGNDGGGTIFDGLEVAATAPAEAFDRVLYTPQAVDLSALARAYGWEYGRARTKGELDQALSAPPAGASILEVPLAR, encoded by the coding sequence ATGGGTGACCCGCGGGTCTCGGAAGAGCCCGCGGCGGTGGAGCAGACCGGGAACCCGGCGACCGACTACGCGCTCGCGCTCCTCGCCGGCTTCGTGGAGGCGGGTGTCTCCGACATCGTCGTGAGCCCGGGATCGCGCTCTCAGGCGCTCGCGCTCGCCGCGGCCGAACTCGAACGCGCGGGCGCCGCGCGGCTGCACGTGCGGATCGACGAGCGCGTCGGCGGCTTCCTCGCGCTCGGGCTGACCCGGGAGACCGGCGCCCCGACGGTGATCGTCACGACCAGCGGCACGGCGACCGCGAACCTCCACCCGGCCGTGCTGGAGGCGCACGAGGCCGGCATCCCGATGATCGTCGTCACAGCGGACCGGCCGAGCGAGCTGCGCGGCATCCGCTCGAACCAGACCACGCGGCAGGACGGGCTCTACGGGACCGTCGTGCGCGCCAGCCATGACGTCACGGCGCCCGTCGGCGCGGAGGGCGAGCAGGAGGAGGCACGGACGCTTGCGCGTTCCGCCGTCGAGGAGGCCGTGGGCGCGTCGACCGCGGATCCCGGGCCTGTGCACCTCAACGTCGGATTCCGCGAGCCGCTGTCGGTCGCGGTCCCGCCCGTGCGGGGAGTCGCCCCCGGCGACCTGCCGGCGACGGCCGGACCGGCGGCGCTCGGCCGTGAGGTCGTGGAGCTGCCGGATGGCCCGTTGACGGTCGTGGTCGCCGGAGCGGACGCCGGAGTCGCGGCGGCGGAGCACGCCCGCGCGGGCGGCTATCCGTTGCTCGCGGAGGTGTCGAGCGGCGCCCGCTTCGGGCCGGAGCTGGTGGTCGCGTACCGCGAGCTGCTGCGGGACGAGTCTTTCGGCGCCCGGGTCCAGCGGGCCGTCGTGTTCGGGCATCCCACGCTCAGCCGGGAGGTCCCGGCCCTGCTTCTGCGCGACGACGTCGAGGTGCTGGTCGTCGCGCCGACCGGTCGCGAAGCGTACAACCCGGGCCGGCGCGCACGGGTCGTCGGCGGAGTCAGTGCGCCCGCCGGCGTCGACCTCCGCAGCCCGGAGGTGCGGTCGTGGGTCGGGAGCTGGGTCTTCGCGAGCCGGCGCCTGACCGAGGAGGCCGAGCGGGCGGCAGACCCCGCGGCATCCGCCCCCGACGTCGAGAAGGCGCGATCGTACGAGCCGGCCGACGCGCTCGCGTTCGCGCGCGCCGAGCTGGCCGCTGTTCGCGCGCCGATCACCCGGCCGCTGCTGGCGGAGGCCCTCTGGCGGTACACCTGGCCGCACGACCGGCTCGTGCTGGGAGCGTCCCGCCTCATCCGGGACGCCGACCGGCTGGTTGCGGGGAAGAAGATCGTGGTGCACTCCAACCGTGGCCTCGCGGGCATCGACGGGACGATCGCGACGGCCACGGGCATCGCGCTCGCCGCCGAGGCGCGGGCGATGGAGGCCGGCGCTGCCGCAGGTGTCACCCGGGTGCTGCTCGGCGACCTCGCCCTGCTGCACGATGTGGGCGCGTTGCTCGGAGGGGCCGGGGAGGCGCGCCCACACCTGCAGGTCGTGGTCGGCAACGACGGCGGCGGGACGATCTTCGACGGGCTGGAAGTCGCGGCGACCGCGCCGGCCGAGGCGTTCGACCGGGTGCTGTACACGCCGCAGGCGGTCGACCTGTCGGCGCTCGCTCGCGCGTACGGCTGGGAGTACGGGCGTGCCCGCACCAAGGGTGAGCTCGACCAGGCGTTGTCGGCGCCGCCGGCGGGAGCGAGCATCCTCGAGGTGCCGCTGGCGCGCTGA
- a CDS encoding LysR substrate-binding domain-containing protein translates to MLDIRRLRLLHELRIRGTVAGVAAALSYSPSSVSQQLATLEHEAGAVLLVKSGRRLQFTPQGELLAQRAAAILDALDSAEAAVAGSAATVAGVVRVAVFQSAAHAILPAAVAALARDYPELRVEVTEREPEQGLFDVSARDFDLAVAEQYPGSTRPLRADLDRTALAADGIHLATSADRAARIRATSLTHAADLPWVLEPEGTVSRTWAVQLCRAAGFEPDVRFETADLVTHIRLVASGNAVGLLPDLVWAGARPEVALLPLPGSPRRTIFTSARRSSASAPGVVAARRALAEAVPPEHIP, encoded by the coding sequence ATGCTCGACATCCGCAGACTCCGCCTCCTCCACGAACTGAGGATCCGCGGCACCGTCGCCGGCGTCGCGGCGGCCCTCTCCTACAGCCCGTCCTCCGTCTCCCAGCAGCTCGCCACGCTGGAGCACGAGGCAGGCGCCGTCCTCCTCGTGAAGTCCGGACGCCGCCTGCAGTTCACGCCGCAGGGCGAGTTGCTCGCCCAGCGCGCCGCCGCCATCCTCGACGCCCTCGACTCCGCGGAGGCCGCCGTCGCCGGCTCCGCCGCGACCGTGGCCGGGGTCGTCCGAGTCGCGGTCTTCCAGTCCGCCGCCCACGCGATCCTCCCTGCGGCAGTCGCGGCCCTCGCCCGCGACTACCCCGAACTGCGGGTGGAGGTCACCGAGCGGGAGCCCGAGCAGGGCCTCTTCGACGTCTCGGCACGTGACTTCGACCTCGCCGTCGCCGAGCAGTACCCCGGCAGCACCCGACCGCTCCGCGCGGACCTCGACCGCACCGCACTGGCCGCCGACGGCATCCACCTCGCCACCTCGGCCGACCGCGCCGCGCGCATCCGCGCGACCTCCCTCACGCACGCCGCCGACCTCCCGTGGGTGCTGGAGCCGGAGGGGACGGTGTCGCGCACCTGGGCCGTCCAGCTCTGCCGCGCCGCCGGCTTCGAGCCGGATGTGCGGTTCGAGACCGCCGACCTGGTGACGCACATCCGGCTGGTCGCGTCGGGCAACGCGGTCGGCCTCCTCCCCGACCTGGTCTGGGCCGGCGCGCGGCCCGAAGTGGCGCTCCTCCCCCTCCCCGGATCGCCCCGGCGCACCATCTTCACGTCCGCGCGGCGCTCGTCGGCGTCGGCCCCCGGCGTGGTCGCCGCCCGCCGGGCGCTGGCCGAGGCGGTGCCCCCGGAGCACATCCCTTAG
- a CDS encoding acyl-CoA thioesterase — protein sequence MIFRTMLHAFLSRFGARLDHWDVARTRFRVLPTDLDILKHMNNGVYLSIADIGRFDLLRRNGVWGIFEQRGWYPVVASETISFRKSLELWQSFVVESRILGFDEKAVYVEQRFTVDGEIYTQAFIRGRFLKRSGGVVSIEELLEAVGPAPTDFTIPEWLLEWGADAALPSTRAEAPSVWAD from the coding sequence ATGATCTTCCGGACGATGCTCCACGCATTCCTCTCCCGGTTCGGCGCGCGCCTCGACCACTGGGACGTGGCCCGCACCCGCTTCCGGGTGCTGCCGACGGACCTCGACATCCTCAAGCACATGAACAACGGCGTATACCTGTCGATCGCCGATATCGGGCGGTTCGACCTGCTTCGCAGGAACGGCGTCTGGGGGATCTTCGAGCAGCGTGGCTGGTATCCGGTGGTCGCGTCGGAGACCATCTCGTTCCGCAAGTCGCTGGAGCTCTGGCAGTCGTTCGTGGTCGAGTCGCGCATCCTCGGTTTCGACGAGAAGGCCGTCTACGTCGAGCAGCGCTTCACGGTCGACGGCGAGATCTACACCCAGGCTTTCATCCGCGGCCGCTTCCTGAAGCGCAGCGGTGGCGTGGTCTCCATCGAGGAGCTGCTGGAGGCCGTCGGGCCCGCGCCGACCGATTTCACCATCCCGGAGTGGCTGCTGGAGTGGGGCGCGGACGCAGCGCTGCCCTCGACGCGTGCGGAGGCGCCGAGCGTCTGGGCCGATTGA
- a CDS encoding FAD-binding oxidoreductase, protein MGIEIEADAVARLRDRVHGTVYVRGDEGLAAEVACFNPTVIHDPDVVVAVAGEEDVAEAVRFAREQGLPVRVQATGHGSEAPIIGGLIVSTRALDAIDVDPASRLVRLGAGVRWAPVIVASAEFGLAPVTGSSTSVGAVGYTLGGGLGPLARTHGFTADWVRGFRVVTAEGEIVTADADSHSELFWALRGGKGGLGVVTEMTLELVPLTTLYAGSVFFEGEAIEPAFRAWVDWAGSLGEVATTSVVLLRIPDVDGPPPPLRGRTVLSVRFAYPGDAAEGERLFAPIRSAAPVFLDFVGEIPTTAVATIHNDPEEGSPAWIRGFMLDDFDAADGDALLDVAGPKVDSPFLAVEIRQLGGAARRDTNDGTAVGGRDSGFTLSAIAADPATFDSAAPASAEAISRALEHRISAVTNVNWAADLTDPATFAASWPADVGARLTEARASYDPEGVFAFGPA, encoded by the coding sequence ATGGGAATCGAGATCGAAGCCGACGCCGTCGCGCGCCTCCGCGACCGCGTCCACGGAACCGTCTACGTGCGCGGCGACGAGGGGCTCGCCGCCGAAGTCGCCTGTTTCAATCCCACCGTCATCCACGACCCGGATGTCGTGGTCGCCGTCGCCGGCGAGGAGGACGTCGCGGAGGCCGTGCGTTTCGCCCGCGAGCAGGGCCTCCCGGTACGCGTCCAGGCCACCGGCCACGGCTCGGAGGCCCCGATCATCGGCGGCCTCATCGTCTCCACCCGCGCACTCGACGCCATCGACGTCGATCCCGCGTCCCGGCTCGTCCGGCTCGGCGCGGGAGTCCGCTGGGCGCCGGTCATCGTCGCGTCCGCCGAGTTCGGGCTGGCCCCGGTCACCGGCTCCTCGACCAGCGTCGGCGCGGTCGGCTACACGCTCGGCGGAGGCCTCGGCCCGCTCGCCCGCACGCACGGTTTCACCGCCGACTGGGTGCGCGGATTCCGCGTCGTCACCGCAGAGGGCGAGATCGTGACGGCCGACGCCGATTCGCACTCTGAGCTGTTCTGGGCGCTCCGCGGCGGCAAGGGCGGCCTCGGTGTCGTCACGGAGATGACGCTCGAACTGGTGCCGCTCACCACCCTCTACGCGGGCAGCGTGTTCTTCGAGGGCGAGGCCATCGAGCCGGCCTTCCGCGCGTGGGTCGACTGGGCGGGCTCGCTCGGCGAGGTGGCCACCACCTCCGTCGTCCTGCTGCGCATCCCCGACGTCGACGGGCCGCCTCCGCCGCTGCGCGGACGCACCGTGCTGAGCGTGCGGTTCGCCTACCCGGGCGACGCAGCGGAGGGCGAGCGCCTGTTCGCCCCCATCCGCTCGGCGGCGCCGGTCTTCCTCGACTTCGTGGGCGAGATCCCGACGACGGCTGTCGCGACCATCCACAATGACCCGGAGGAGGGCTCCCCGGCCTGGATCCGCGGCTTCATGCTCGACGACTTCGACGCCGCGGACGGCGACGCCCTGCTCGACGTCGCCGGCCCGAAGGTCGACTCGCCCTTCCTCGCCGTGGAGATCCGCCAGCTCGGCGGTGCAGCCCGGCGCGACACGAACGACGGCACGGCGGTCGGCGGACGCGACAGCGGCTTCACCCTGAGCGCCATCGCTGCCGATCCCGCGACCTTCGACTCCGCCGCGCCCGCGTCGGCAGAGGCGATCTCCCGCGCGCTGGAGCACCGCATCTCCGCGGTCACCAACGTCAACTGGGCGGCCGACCTGACCGACCCTGCCACGTTCGCGGCCTCCTGGCCGGCCGACGTGGGCGCTCGGCTCACCGAGGCGCGCGCCAGCTACGACCCGGAGGGCGTCTTCGCGTTCGGTCCGGCCTGA